ACGCATGGCCGCCAGATCGTGACCAAAATTCTTGGCCGGAGTGGCAATCAACTCTGCCCCGGTCGACAGCGTCGCCAGCGGGTAAACCGCGAAGGCGTGCTGGGCGAAAACAGCCGAACGGCCAGGCGCCAGGAAAACACGGGCAATCAGGTCAAGCACATCGTTCGAACCGTTGCCAAGTACCACCTGACTGGGATTCAGGGCAGCGCGCTCGGCCACCGTCTTGATCAGGTCGAATTGATCGGGGTAACGCTCGATACCGCCAATTGCAGCCTCGACAGCCAGTTTGGCCTTCGGGCTCATGCCCAGCGGGTTCTCGTTCGACGCCAGTTTGACGATGCTTTCAACCGGAATACCCATTTCACGGGCCAGCTCGGTAATTGGCTTACCCGGCTGATAAGGCGAAATGGCACGGACATACGACAAGGCTTGTTCAGCAAGACTCATGGGTGCAATCCTCAATAAACCGCAACCGGGTAGGACCCGAGAATTTTCATGTAAGCCGCACGCCGGGCAAGTTCCTCAAGCGCCGCCTTGACCGGGGCTTCATCACGATGCCCTTCGATATCGACGTAGAAAACGTATTCCCACAAGGCATTGCGAGCCGGACGTGACTCCAGGCGACACATCGAAACGCCCGACGTTGACAAAGGCAACAGCAGTTCATGCAGCGCCCCGGTGCGATTCGGCGCCGACATGATCAACGACGTCTTGTCGCGGCCGGACGGGCCGGCATCATGGCGACCCAGCACCAGGAAACGCGTCGTGTTGTTCGGCTCGTCCTCGATATTTTCAGCCAGACGCGGCAGGCTGTAGCGTGCGGCCGCTGCCTCGCCGGCAATCGCCGCCGTACCGACTTCTTCGGAAGCTTTCTGGGCAGCCTGGGCATTACTGCCGACTGAAATGCGCTGGGCATTCGGCAACATCCTGTTCAGCCATTCGTGGCACTGGGCCAGCGACTGGGCGTGGGAATAAACCCGGGTAATGTTGTTCAGATCGGTTTCATTGGTCAGCAGATTCTGATGAATGCGCAGAACCACTTCGCCACAAATCTTGAGCTGCGTACCAAGCAGCAGATCCATCGTCCGGCCAACCGCGCCCTCGGTCGAGTTTTCGACCGGCACCACGGCGTATTGGGCATGGCCGGATTCGACTTCGCGGAAAACATCGTCGATCGACGATTGCGGCAGCAAACGTGCGGCATGGCCGAAATGCTTGGTCGCAGCAGATTCCGAGAAGGTGCCGAGCGGACCGAGAAAAGCGATGCCGAGCGGCTGCTCAAGCGACAGACAGGCGGACATGACCTCGCGGAAAAAGAAGGTAATGTTTTCACCGAGCAAAGGCCCGGGGTTTTGTTCCTGCAAGCGACGCAGCACTTGCGCCTCACGCTCGGGGCGGTAGATATAACCGGCGTCGCCATGCTCGGCCTTGATCTCGCCAACTTTTTGCGCACAACGGGCACGCTGGTTAAGCAGGCGGAGCAATTCGGCGTCGATGCCATCAATTTCGGTGCGCACACCGGCCAGGGCCTTCTGCAGTTCGTCGCTCATCGTGGCTTAACCGTTGCGTTTGGCGAAATCGTTCATGAATTCCACCAGCGCCTGAACACCGGCGAGCGGAACCGCGTTGTAGATCGAGGCGCGCATGCCGCCGACCGACTTGTGGCCTTTCAGCGAAACCAGGCCGGCAGCCTTGGACTCGGCGAGGAATGCAGCATCCAGCCCGGCATCGGCCAGTGTGAACGGGACATTCATGCGCGAGCGGCAATCGGCATCGACCGGATTGACATAGAAGTCACCCGAGTTGTCGATGCATTCGTACAAAATGCGGGCTTTTTCGGCGTTGACCGCGTCAATGCCGGCCAGACCTCCCTGCTTCTTCAGCCACTGGAAAACCAGACCAGCGATGTAGATACCGTAGGTCGGCGGCGTGTTGAGCATCGAACCGTTTTCGGCCATCACCGCGTAATCCATCACGCTCGGAATCGTCAGCGGTGCCATGCCGAGCAACTCTTCGCGCATGATGACCAGCGTCAGACCGGACGGACCGATATTTTTCTGCGCCCCGGCGTAAATCATGCCGAATTTCTCGACATTGACCGGGCGCGACAGGATATGCGATGACATGTCGGCGACCAGCGGCACGCCGACATCGGCAATGCGCTCAGCCGGAATTTCGACACCATGGATCGTTTCGTTGGTGCAGACGTGCAGGTAAGCCGCGAACGGATCGAGCTTGATCTCTTCAGCCACCGGCAAACGAGTGAAGGCGCTGCCTTCCGTCGTTGCGGCACAACGCGCCGTACCGATGCGCTGCGCTTCCTTCAGGGCCTTCTTGGACCAGGAGCCGGTCACGATGTAATCGGCCGAACGGCCGGCCAGCAAATTCATCGGGATCTGCGCGAACTGCTGCGTCGCACCGCCTTGCAGGAAAAGCACCTTGTAATTGGCCGGAATGCCCATCAACTCGCGCAGGTCGGCTTCGGCCTGCTCGATGATGCTGGTGAACTCCTTGCCGCGATGGCTCATCTCCATCACGCTGCAACCGGCGCCATGCCAGTCGAGCAGCTCTTCCTGCGCCTGGCGCAGGACTTCTTCTGGGAGAGCAGCCGGACCGGCGCTGAAATTCCAGATTCGACTCATCAGGCTTCTCCACCTTCTTCAACATTCGGCGCCGGGGTTTCAGGGGCTGCCTCGACAACCGCCTCTGCCGCATCGCCCTCGGCTTCCGCTTCGACTTCAACGACGGATTCGGCCACTTTTTCAAGACCAGCCAGCTTCTCGCCTTCATCCAGCGAAATCAGCGTG
The sequence above is drawn from the Dechloromonas sp. TW-R-39-2 genome and encodes:
- the pheA gene encoding prephenate dehydratase, with amino-acid sequence MSDELQKALAGVRTEIDGIDAELLRLLNQRARCAQKVGEIKAEHGDAGYIYRPEREAQVLRRLQEQNPGPLLGENITFFFREVMSACLSLEQPLGIAFLGPLGTFSESAATKHFGHAARLLPQSSIDDVFREVESGHAQYAVVPVENSTEGAVGRTMDLLLGTQLKICGEVVLRIHQNLLTNETDLNNITRVYSHAQSLAQCHEWLNRMLPNAQRISVGSNAQAAQKASEEVGTAAIAGEAAAARYSLPRLAENIEDEPNNTTRFLVLGRHDAGPSGRDKTSLIMSAPNRTGALHELLLPLSTSGVSMCRLESRPARNALWEYVFYVDIEGHRDEAPVKAALEELARRAAYMKILGSYPVAVY
- the serC gene encoding 3-phosphoserine/phosphohydroxythreonine transaminase, which codes for MSRIWNFSAGPAALPEEVLRQAQEELLDWHGAGCSVMEMSHRGKEFTSIIEQAEADLRELMGIPANYKVLFLQGGATQQFAQIPMNLLAGRSADYIVTGSWSKKALKEAQRIGTARCAATTEGSAFTRLPVAEEIKLDPFAAYLHVCTNETIHGVEIPAERIADVGVPLVADMSSHILSRPVNVEKFGMIYAGAQKNIGPSGLTLVIMREELLGMAPLTIPSVMDYAVMAENGSMLNTPPTYGIYIAGLVFQWLKKQGGLAGIDAVNAEKARILYECIDNSGDFYVNPVDADCRSRMNVPFTLADAGLDAAFLAESKAAGLVSLKGHKSVGGMRASIYNAVPLAGVQALVEFMNDFAKRNG